A DNA window from Megalobrama amblycephala isolate DHTTF-2021 linkage group LG11, ASM1881202v1, whole genome shotgun sequence contains the following coding sequences:
- the reps1 gene encoding ralBP1-associated Eps domain-containing protein 1 isoform X1, translating to MESLTLSDVEQKYYSELFLSCDVDNTKKVASNGKVLDLFRAAQLSNEVVLQITELCGATRLGHFGRSQFYIALKLIALAQSGMPLRVESLNSVRDLPLPRFVMGKNEQETRHAVMFADAENQGHYLPRPPGRVQAKKVSVHEMIQPCVPTVDPQPDTTSPVVSPHQSPPTSPHAWRKHKRQASGGNVDRQPSVPGVVWPPFREAQPGPVTADGMWSTHSPPPVQESWVSFTDTPPSSTLPMHPPSAQPESTTVRTMTSVMTTNEIQRQTSGYDDPWKITDEQRQYYINQFKTIQADLTGLIPGSAAKEFFTKSKLPILELSHIWELSDFDKDGALTLDEFCAAFHLVVARKNGYDLPEKLPESLMPKLIDLDDSAGVPEPATEVGFSASPVEVTPNKSPSMPSLNQNWPELNQSNEQWETFSERSSSSQTLTQFDSNIAPADPDTAIVHPVPIRMTPSKIHMQEMELKRTGSDHTHPTSPLMAKPPELSDETKLTATIKFPGTTVGDGYSSSDSFTSDQEPISSAVNRQRSHSGTSPEGLKVVAPPPPPPRPQPSHSRSSSLDMNRNFAAVPAAGSQQTGVVAFPPAVPPRPLPTQTSVPHGHRVVEGDGLPAHTSTSPQQMPEQPNFADFSQFQAFAVDQPADDGEKLSDSGQAERCAEAAVTMRTAKNDVQAEERNATTVNSAKVSTPLAPPPKPVRRRLKSEDELRPDVEDLPQKSNVIATVLATQPSIPRSIGKDKKAIQASIRRNKETNTVLARLNSELQQQLKDLLEERISLEVQLEQLRPFSHL from the exons ATGGAGAGTTTAACACTGAGCGATGTCGAGCAGAAATATTACTCTGAACTCTTCCTCTCCTGTGATGTGGATAACACCAAGAAAGTGGCTTCCAATGGCAAAGTTCTGGACCTCTTCCGGGCGGCCCAGCTCTCAAACGAAGTGGTCCTTCAG ATTACTGAACTTTGTGGAGCCACACGTCTCGGCCATTTCGGTCGGAGTCAGTTCTACATCGCACTGAAGCTCATTGCACTGGCCCAGTCTGGAATGCCCCTGCGTGTGGAGAGCCTGAACAGTG TCAGGGATTTACCCCTCCCTCGCTTTGTGATGGGCAAGAATGAGCAGGAGACGAGGCACGCGGTCATGTTCGCAGATGCAGAGAATCAGGGGCACTACCTCCCCAGACCTCCAGGCCGAGTGCAAGCCAAAAAAGTGTCAGTGCATGAGATGATTCAGCCCTGTGTGCCCACTGTTGATCCTCAG CCGGACACCACATCTCCTGTAGTGTCGCCACACCAGTCCCCTCCCACTTCGCCCCATGCCTGGAGGAAGCACAAACGCCAGGCCAGCGGTGGAAATGTGGACAGACAGCCCTCAGTGCCAGGAGTTGTTTGGCCACCTTTTAGAGAAGCACAGCCAG GACCAGTAACAGCTGACGGGATGTGGTCCACCCATTCACCCCCTCCTGTCCAAGAAAGTTGGGTCAGCTTTACAGACACACCCCCCTCCAGCACACTTCCAATGCATCCCCCCTCAGCTCAG CCGGAGAGCACAACAGTACGGACTATGACATCTGTAATGACCACAAATGAAATCCAAAGACAGACCAGCGGTTACGATGACCCCTGGAAAATCACAGATGAGCAAAGACAGTATTACATAAACCAGTTTAAGACCATTCAGGCTGATCTCACTGGTCTAATCCCAG GCTCTGCCGCGAAGGAATTCTTTACAAAGTCGAAACTGCCTATTCTAGAACTGTCTCACATTTG GGAGCTATCAGATTTTGATAAAGATGGTGCACTGACCCTGGATGAGTTTTGTGCTGCATTTCATCTCGTGGTCGCTAGGAAAAATGGTTATGACCTTCCTGAAAAGCTCCCTGAGAGCCTAATGCCAAAGCTTATTGACTTGGATGACTCAGCAG GAGTTCCAGAACCTGCTACTGAGGTTGGCTTCTCTGCTTCCCCTGTGGAGGTCACACCAAATAAGTCTCCTTCCATGCCTTCCCTGAACCAGAACTGGCCTGAGCTCAACCAGAGCAATGAG CAGTGGGAGACTTTTAGCGAACGCTCCTCAAGCTCACAAACTCTGACCCAATTTGATTCTAACATTGCACCAGCTGACCCT GATACAGCAATAGTCCACCCTGTGCCCATTCGTATGACACCCAGCAAGATCCACATGCAAGAGATGGAGCTCAAGAGAACTGGAAGTG ATCACACACATCCAACTAGTCCGTTAATGGCGAAACCACCAGAACTTTCTGACGAGACCAAGCTAACAGCAACTATTAAGTTTCCTGGTACCACTGTTG GAGATGGCTATAGCAGCTCAGATTCATTTACATCTGATCAAGAGCCCATTTCCAGTGCTGTGAACAGACAAAG GTCTCACTCTGGCACCTCTCCGGAAGGACTGAAGGTTGTGGCTCCGCCCCCACCTCCGCCCCGCCCCCAGCCCTCTCACTCACGGTCCTCCTCTCTAGACATGAACAGAAACTTTGCTGCTGTCCCTGCAG CAGGTTCGCAGCAGACAGGAGTAGTGGCCTTTCCTCCTGCAGTGCCTCCCAGACCACTGCCCACACAG ACATCAGTGCCACATGGTCACCGTGTAGTAGAGGGAGATGGTCTTCCAGCACATACCAGCACGTCACCCCAGCAGATGCCAGAACAGCCCAACTTTGCTGACTTCAGCCAGTTCCAGGCTTTTGCTGTGGACCAGCCGGCAGATGACGGAGAGAAACTATCTGATAGTGGACAG GCAGAAAGATGTGCGGAAGCTGCCGTGACGATGAGAACAGCAAAGAACGATGTTCAGGCAGAAGAACGAAATGCAACCACTGTCAACTCT GCCAAAGTATCCACTCCATTGGCCCCACCTCCCAAACCCGTCCGTCGAAGACTCAAATCAGAAGATGAGCTCAGACCAGATGTGGAGGACCTTCCCCAAAAGTCTAACGTCATAGCCACTGTTCTAGCAACCCAGCCCTCAATTCCACG GTCTATCGGTAAGGATAAAAAGGCCATCCAGGCTTCCATTAGAAGAAACAAAGAAACGAATACAGTTTTAGCCAGACTCAACAGTGAATTACAGCAACAGTTGAAG GACCTGCTAGAAGAAAGAATATCGCTTGAAGTGCAACTGGAACAGCTTAGACCTTTTTCGCATTTGTAA
- the reps1 gene encoding ralBP1-associated Eps domain-containing protein 1 isoform X4 → MESLTLSDVEQKYYSELFLSCDVDNTKKVASNGKVLDLFRAAQLSNEVVLQITELCGATRLGHFGRSQFYIALKLIALAQSGMPLRVESLNSVRDLPLPRFVMGKNEQETRHAVMFADAENQGHYLPRPPGRVQAKKVSVHEMIQPCVPTVDPQPDTTSPVVSPHQSPPTSPHAWRKHKRQASGGNVDRQPSVPGVVWPPFREAQPGPVTADGMWSTHSPPPVQESWPESTTVRTMTSVMTTNEIQRQTSGYDDPWKITDEQRQYYINQFKTIQADLTGLIPGSAAKEFFTKSKLPILELSHIWELSDFDKDGALTLDEFCAAFHLVVARKNGYDLPEKLPESLMPKLIDLDDSAGVPEPATEVGFSASPVEVTPNKSPSMPSLNQNWPELNQSNEQWETFSERSSSSQTLTQFDSNIAPADPDTAIVHPVPIRMTPSKIHMQEMELKRTGSDHTHPTSPLMAKPPELSDETKLTATIKFPGTTVGDGYSSSDSFTSDQEPISSAVNRQRSHSGTSPEGLKVVAPPPPPPRPQPSHSRSSSLDMNRNFAAVPAAGSQQTGVVAFPPAVPPRPLPTQTSVPHGHRVVEGDGLPAHTSTSPQQMPEQPNFADFSQFQAFAVDQPADDGEKLSDSGQAERCAEAAVTMRTAKNDVQAEERNATTVNSAKVSTPLAPPPKPVRRRLKSEDELRPDVEDLPQKSNVIATVLATQPSIPRSIGKDKKAIQASIRRNKETNTVLARLNSELQQQLKDLLEERISLEVQLEQLRPFSHL, encoded by the exons ATGGAGAGTTTAACACTGAGCGATGTCGAGCAGAAATATTACTCTGAACTCTTCCTCTCCTGTGATGTGGATAACACCAAGAAAGTGGCTTCCAATGGCAAAGTTCTGGACCTCTTCCGGGCGGCCCAGCTCTCAAACGAAGTGGTCCTTCAG ATTACTGAACTTTGTGGAGCCACACGTCTCGGCCATTTCGGTCGGAGTCAGTTCTACATCGCACTGAAGCTCATTGCACTGGCCCAGTCTGGAATGCCCCTGCGTGTGGAGAGCCTGAACAGTG TCAGGGATTTACCCCTCCCTCGCTTTGTGATGGGCAAGAATGAGCAGGAGACGAGGCACGCGGTCATGTTCGCAGATGCAGAGAATCAGGGGCACTACCTCCCCAGACCTCCAGGCCGAGTGCAAGCCAAAAAAGTGTCAGTGCATGAGATGATTCAGCCCTGTGTGCCCACTGTTGATCCTCAG CCGGACACCACATCTCCTGTAGTGTCGCCACACCAGTCCCCTCCCACTTCGCCCCATGCCTGGAGGAAGCACAAACGCCAGGCCAGCGGTGGAAATGTGGACAGACAGCCCTCAGTGCCAGGAGTTGTTTGGCCACCTTTTAGAGAAGCACAGCCAG GACCAGTAACAGCTGACGGGATGTGGTCCACCCATTCACCCCCTCCTGTCCAAGAAAGTTGG CCGGAGAGCACAACAGTACGGACTATGACATCTGTAATGACCACAAATGAAATCCAAAGACAGACCAGCGGTTACGATGACCCCTGGAAAATCACAGATGAGCAAAGACAGTATTACATAAACCAGTTTAAGACCATTCAGGCTGATCTCACTGGTCTAATCCCAG GCTCTGCCGCGAAGGAATTCTTTACAAAGTCGAAACTGCCTATTCTAGAACTGTCTCACATTTG GGAGCTATCAGATTTTGATAAAGATGGTGCACTGACCCTGGATGAGTTTTGTGCTGCATTTCATCTCGTGGTCGCTAGGAAAAATGGTTATGACCTTCCTGAAAAGCTCCCTGAGAGCCTAATGCCAAAGCTTATTGACTTGGATGACTCAGCAG GAGTTCCAGAACCTGCTACTGAGGTTGGCTTCTCTGCTTCCCCTGTGGAGGTCACACCAAATAAGTCTCCTTCCATGCCTTCCCTGAACCAGAACTGGCCTGAGCTCAACCAGAGCAATGAG CAGTGGGAGACTTTTAGCGAACGCTCCTCAAGCTCACAAACTCTGACCCAATTTGATTCTAACATTGCACCAGCTGACCCT GATACAGCAATAGTCCACCCTGTGCCCATTCGTATGACACCCAGCAAGATCCACATGCAAGAGATGGAGCTCAAGAGAACTGGAAGTG ATCACACACATCCAACTAGTCCGTTAATGGCGAAACCACCAGAACTTTCTGACGAGACCAAGCTAACAGCAACTATTAAGTTTCCTGGTACCACTGTTG GAGATGGCTATAGCAGCTCAGATTCATTTACATCTGATCAAGAGCCCATTTCCAGTGCTGTGAACAGACAAAG GTCTCACTCTGGCACCTCTCCGGAAGGACTGAAGGTTGTGGCTCCGCCCCCACCTCCGCCCCGCCCCCAGCCCTCTCACTCACGGTCCTCCTCTCTAGACATGAACAGAAACTTTGCTGCTGTCCCTGCAG CAGGTTCGCAGCAGACAGGAGTAGTGGCCTTTCCTCCTGCAGTGCCTCCCAGACCACTGCCCACACAG ACATCAGTGCCACATGGTCACCGTGTAGTAGAGGGAGATGGTCTTCCAGCACATACCAGCACGTCACCCCAGCAGATGCCAGAACAGCCCAACTTTGCTGACTTCAGCCAGTTCCAGGCTTTTGCTGTGGACCAGCCGGCAGATGACGGAGAGAAACTATCTGATAGTGGACAG GCAGAAAGATGTGCGGAAGCTGCCGTGACGATGAGAACAGCAAAGAACGATGTTCAGGCAGAAGAACGAAATGCAACCACTGTCAACTCT GCCAAAGTATCCACTCCATTGGCCCCACCTCCCAAACCCGTCCGTCGAAGACTCAAATCAGAAGATGAGCTCAGACCAGATGTGGAGGACCTTCCCCAAAAGTCTAACGTCATAGCCACTGTTCTAGCAACCCAGCCCTCAATTCCACG GTCTATCGGTAAGGATAAAAAGGCCATCCAGGCTTCCATTAGAAGAAACAAAGAAACGAATACAGTTTTAGCCAGACTCAACAGTGAATTACAGCAACAGTTGAAG GACCTGCTAGAAGAAAGAATATCGCTTGAAGTGCAACTGGAACAGCTTAGACCTTTTTCGCATTTGTAA
- the reps1 gene encoding ralBP1-associated Eps domain-containing protein 1 isoform X5 gives MESLTLSDVEQKYYSELFLSCDVDNTKKVASNGKVLDLFRAAQLSNEVVLQITELCGATRLGHFGRSQFYIALKLIALAQSGMPLRVESLNSVRDLPLPRFVMGKNEQETRHAVMFADAENQGHYLPRPPGRVQAKKVSVHEMIQPCVPTVDPQPDTTSPVVSPHQSPPTSPHAWRKHKRQASGGNVDRQPSVPGVVWPPFREAQPGPVTADGMWSTHSPPPVQESWVSFTDTPPSSTLPMHPPSAQPESTTVRTMTSVMTTNEIQRQTSGYDDPWKITDEQRQYYINQFKTIQADLTGLIPGSAAKEFFTKSKLPILELSHIWELSDFDKDGALTLDEFCAAFHLVVARKNGYDLPEKLPESLMPKLIDLDDSAGVPEPATEVGFSASPVEVTPNKSPSMPSLNQNWPELNQSNEDTAIVHPVPIRMTPSKIHMQEMELKRTGSDHTHPTSPLMAKPPELSDETKLTATIKFPGTTVGDGYSSSDSFTSDQEPISSAVNRQRSHSGTSPEGLKVVAPPPPPPRPQPSHSRSSSLDMNRNFAAVPAAGSQQTGVVAFPPAVPPRPLPTQTSVPHGHRVVEGDGLPAHTSTSPQQMPEQPNFADFSQFQAFAVDQPADDGEKLSDSGQAERCAEAAVTMRTAKNDVQAEERNATTVNSAKVSTPLAPPPKPVRRRLKSEDELRPDVEDLPQKSNVIATVLATQPSIPRSIGKDKKAIQASIRRNKETNTVLARLNSELQQQLKDLLEERISLEVQLEQLRPFSHL, from the exons ATGGAGAGTTTAACACTGAGCGATGTCGAGCAGAAATATTACTCTGAACTCTTCCTCTCCTGTGATGTGGATAACACCAAGAAAGTGGCTTCCAATGGCAAAGTTCTGGACCTCTTCCGGGCGGCCCAGCTCTCAAACGAAGTGGTCCTTCAG ATTACTGAACTTTGTGGAGCCACACGTCTCGGCCATTTCGGTCGGAGTCAGTTCTACATCGCACTGAAGCTCATTGCACTGGCCCAGTCTGGAATGCCCCTGCGTGTGGAGAGCCTGAACAGTG TCAGGGATTTACCCCTCCCTCGCTTTGTGATGGGCAAGAATGAGCAGGAGACGAGGCACGCGGTCATGTTCGCAGATGCAGAGAATCAGGGGCACTACCTCCCCAGACCTCCAGGCCGAGTGCAAGCCAAAAAAGTGTCAGTGCATGAGATGATTCAGCCCTGTGTGCCCACTGTTGATCCTCAG CCGGACACCACATCTCCTGTAGTGTCGCCACACCAGTCCCCTCCCACTTCGCCCCATGCCTGGAGGAAGCACAAACGCCAGGCCAGCGGTGGAAATGTGGACAGACAGCCCTCAGTGCCAGGAGTTGTTTGGCCACCTTTTAGAGAAGCACAGCCAG GACCAGTAACAGCTGACGGGATGTGGTCCACCCATTCACCCCCTCCTGTCCAAGAAAGTTGGGTCAGCTTTACAGACACACCCCCCTCCAGCACACTTCCAATGCATCCCCCCTCAGCTCAG CCGGAGAGCACAACAGTACGGACTATGACATCTGTAATGACCACAAATGAAATCCAAAGACAGACCAGCGGTTACGATGACCCCTGGAAAATCACAGATGAGCAAAGACAGTATTACATAAACCAGTTTAAGACCATTCAGGCTGATCTCACTGGTCTAATCCCAG GCTCTGCCGCGAAGGAATTCTTTACAAAGTCGAAACTGCCTATTCTAGAACTGTCTCACATTTG GGAGCTATCAGATTTTGATAAAGATGGTGCACTGACCCTGGATGAGTTTTGTGCTGCATTTCATCTCGTGGTCGCTAGGAAAAATGGTTATGACCTTCCTGAAAAGCTCCCTGAGAGCCTAATGCCAAAGCTTATTGACTTGGATGACTCAGCAG GAGTTCCAGAACCTGCTACTGAGGTTGGCTTCTCTGCTTCCCCTGTGGAGGTCACACCAAATAAGTCTCCTTCCATGCCTTCCCTGAACCAGAACTGGCCTGAGCTCAACCAGAGCAATGAG GATACAGCAATAGTCCACCCTGTGCCCATTCGTATGACACCCAGCAAGATCCACATGCAAGAGATGGAGCTCAAGAGAACTGGAAGTG ATCACACACATCCAACTAGTCCGTTAATGGCGAAACCACCAGAACTTTCTGACGAGACCAAGCTAACAGCAACTATTAAGTTTCCTGGTACCACTGTTG GAGATGGCTATAGCAGCTCAGATTCATTTACATCTGATCAAGAGCCCATTTCCAGTGCTGTGAACAGACAAAG GTCTCACTCTGGCACCTCTCCGGAAGGACTGAAGGTTGTGGCTCCGCCCCCACCTCCGCCCCGCCCCCAGCCCTCTCACTCACGGTCCTCCTCTCTAGACATGAACAGAAACTTTGCTGCTGTCCCTGCAG CAGGTTCGCAGCAGACAGGAGTAGTGGCCTTTCCTCCTGCAGTGCCTCCCAGACCACTGCCCACACAG ACATCAGTGCCACATGGTCACCGTGTAGTAGAGGGAGATGGTCTTCCAGCACATACCAGCACGTCACCCCAGCAGATGCCAGAACAGCCCAACTTTGCTGACTTCAGCCAGTTCCAGGCTTTTGCTGTGGACCAGCCGGCAGATGACGGAGAGAAACTATCTGATAGTGGACAG GCAGAAAGATGTGCGGAAGCTGCCGTGACGATGAGAACAGCAAAGAACGATGTTCAGGCAGAAGAACGAAATGCAACCACTGTCAACTCT GCCAAAGTATCCACTCCATTGGCCCCACCTCCCAAACCCGTCCGTCGAAGACTCAAATCAGAAGATGAGCTCAGACCAGATGTGGAGGACCTTCCCCAAAAGTCTAACGTCATAGCCACTGTTCTAGCAACCCAGCCCTCAATTCCACG GTCTATCGGTAAGGATAAAAAGGCCATCCAGGCTTCCATTAGAAGAAACAAAGAAACGAATACAGTTTTAGCCAGACTCAACAGTGAATTACAGCAACAGTTGAAG GACCTGCTAGAAGAAAGAATATCGCTTGAAGTGCAACTGGAACAGCTTAGACCTTTTTCGCATTTGTAA
- the reps1 gene encoding ralBP1-associated Eps domain-containing protein 1 isoform X3 produces MESLTLSDVEQKYYSELFLSCDVDNTKKVASNGKVLDLFRAAQLSNEVVLQITELCGATRLGHFGRSQFYIALKLIALAQSGMPLRVESLNSVRDLPLPRFVMGKNEQETRHAVMFADAENQGHYLPRPPGRVQAKKVSVHEMIQPCVPTVDPQPDTTSPVVSPHQSPPTSPHAWRKHKRQASGGNVDRQPSVPGVVWPPFREAQPGPVTADGMWSTHSPPPVQESWVSFTDTPPSSTLPMHPPSAQPESTTVRTMTSVMTTNEIQRQTSGYDDPWKITDEQRQYYINQFKTIQADLTGLIPGSAAKEFFTKSKLPILELSHIWELSDFDKDGALTLDEFCAAFHLVVARKNGYDLPEKLPESLMPKLIDLDDSAGVPEPATEVGFSASPVEVTPNKSPSMPSLNQNWPELNQSNEWETFSERSSSSQTLTQFDSNIAPADPDTAIVHPVPIRMTPSKIHMQEMELKRTGSDHTHPTSPLMAKPPELSDETKLTATIKFPGTTVGDGYSSSDSFTSDQEPISSAVNRQRSHSGTSPEGLKVVAPPPPPPRPQPSHSRSSSLDMNRNFAAVPAAGSQQTGVVAFPPAVPPRPLPTQTSVPHGHRVVEGDGLPAHTSTSPQQMPEQPNFADFSQFQAFAVDQPADDGEKLSDSGQAERCAEAAVTMRTAKNDVQAEERNATTVNSAKVSTPLAPPPKPVRRRLKSEDELRPDVEDLPQKSNVIATVLATQPSIPRSIGKDKKAIQASIRRNKETNTVLARLNSELQQQLKDLLEERISLEVQLEQLRPFSHL; encoded by the exons ATGGAGAGTTTAACACTGAGCGATGTCGAGCAGAAATATTACTCTGAACTCTTCCTCTCCTGTGATGTGGATAACACCAAGAAAGTGGCTTCCAATGGCAAAGTTCTGGACCTCTTCCGGGCGGCCCAGCTCTCAAACGAAGTGGTCCTTCAG ATTACTGAACTTTGTGGAGCCACACGTCTCGGCCATTTCGGTCGGAGTCAGTTCTACATCGCACTGAAGCTCATTGCACTGGCCCAGTCTGGAATGCCCCTGCGTGTGGAGAGCCTGAACAGTG TCAGGGATTTACCCCTCCCTCGCTTTGTGATGGGCAAGAATGAGCAGGAGACGAGGCACGCGGTCATGTTCGCAGATGCAGAGAATCAGGGGCACTACCTCCCCAGACCTCCAGGCCGAGTGCAAGCCAAAAAAGTGTCAGTGCATGAGATGATTCAGCCCTGTGTGCCCACTGTTGATCCTCAG CCGGACACCACATCTCCTGTAGTGTCGCCACACCAGTCCCCTCCCACTTCGCCCCATGCCTGGAGGAAGCACAAACGCCAGGCCAGCGGTGGAAATGTGGACAGACAGCCCTCAGTGCCAGGAGTTGTTTGGCCACCTTTTAGAGAAGCACAGCCAG GACCAGTAACAGCTGACGGGATGTGGTCCACCCATTCACCCCCTCCTGTCCAAGAAAGTTGGGTCAGCTTTACAGACACACCCCCCTCCAGCACACTTCCAATGCATCCCCCCTCAGCTCAG CCGGAGAGCACAACAGTACGGACTATGACATCTGTAATGACCACAAATGAAATCCAAAGACAGACCAGCGGTTACGATGACCCCTGGAAAATCACAGATGAGCAAAGACAGTATTACATAAACCAGTTTAAGACCATTCAGGCTGATCTCACTGGTCTAATCCCAG GCTCTGCCGCGAAGGAATTCTTTACAAAGTCGAAACTGCCTATTCTAGAACTGTCTCACATTTG GGAGCTATCAGATTTTGATAAAGATGGTGCACTGACCCTGGATGAGTTTTGTGCTGCATTTCATCTCGTGGTCGCTAGGAAAAATGGTTATGACCTTCCTGAAAAGCTCCCTGAGAGCCTAATGCCAAAGCTTATTGACTTGGATGACTCAGCAG GAGTTCCAGAACCTGCTACTGAGGTTGGCTTCTCTGCTTCCCCTGTGGAGGTCACACCAAATAAGTCTCCTTCCATGCCTTCCCTGAACCAGAACTGGCCTGAGCTCAACCAGAGCAATGAG TGGGAGACTTTTAGCGAACGCTCCTCAAGCTCACAAACTCTGACCCAATTTGATTCTAACATTGCACCAGCTGACCCT GATACAGCAATAGTCCACCCTGTGCCCATTCGTATGACACCCAGCAAGATCCACATGCAAGAGATGGAGCTCAAGAGAACTGGAAGTG ATCACACACATCCAACTAGTCCGTTAATGGCGAAACCACCAGAACTTTCTGACGAGACCAAGCTAACAGCAACTATTAAGTTTCCTGGTACCACTGTTG GAGATGGCTATAGCAGCTCAGATTCATTTACATCTGATCAAGAGCCCATTTCCAGTGCTGTGAACAGACAAAG GTCTCACTCTGGCACCTCTCCGGAAGGACTGAAGGTTGTGGCTCCGCCCCCACCTCCGCCCCGCCCCCAGCCCTCTCACTCACGGTCCTCCTCTCTAGACATGAACAGAAACTTTGCTGCTGTCCCTGCAG CAGGTTCGCAGCAGACAGGAGTAGTGGCCTTTCCTCCTGCAGTGCCTCCCAGACCACTGCCCACACAG ACATCAGTGCCACATGGTCACCGTGTAGTAGAGGGAGATGGTCTTCCAGCACATACCAGCACGTCACCCCAGCAGATGCCAGAACAGCCCAACTTTGCTGACTTCAGCCAGTTCCAGGCTTTTGCTGTGGACCAGCCGGCAGATGACGGAGAGAAACTATCTGATAGTGGACAG GCAGAAAGATGTGCGGAAGCTGCCGTGACGATGAGAACAGCAAAGAACGATGTTCAGGCAGAAGAACGAAATGCAACCACTGTCAACTCT GCCAAAGTATCCACTCCATTGGCCCCACCTCCCAAACCCGTCCGTCGAAGACTCAAATCAGAAGATGAGCTCAGACCAGATGTGGAGGACCTTCCCCAAAAGTCTAACGTCATAGCCACTGTTCTAGCAACCCAGCCCTCAATTCCACG GTCTATCGGTAAGGATAAAAAGGCCATCCAGGCTTCCATTAGAAGAAACAAAGAAACGAATACAGTTTTAGCCAGACTCAACAGTGAATTACAGCAACAGTTGAAG GACCTGCTAGAAGAAAGAATATCGCTTGAAGTGCAACTGGAACAGCTTAGACCTTTTTCGCATTTGTAA